One stretch of Pomacea canaliculata isolate SZHN2017 linkage group LG11, ASM307304v1, whole genome shotgun sequence DNA includes these proteins:
- the LOC112575866 gene encoding nose resistant to fluoxetine protein 6-like isoform X1, with protein sequence MSSHVELLKCRTRAPDVLCNRHVIFSHRRNSTPGVSRCFHCEDVSTIIRKTTDRWTAVCLPRPTLSLLRSSPLLVSSTAMKSGAWRHVVALPGPRMLLLLLLLLLGVHTAADAATGPTYAQRLDQASLLTRGATADTASLVTAPDVQNLLALSSATVQQAVLTSATTLSSPSSTGSSSDVAAGASGAEVCANDTIATIMALTQRQMWAVQMADAAGKPKPDILDGNFLWPGSYDLCFSIRSDGNQSSQFSGQYCTATVPLAAAPQVSFFPIVLSIGLCVPSTCSSTDMTSLLTDVLALLNTSLTVKVTCREKDKPMDTKAKVGIAICSVLLAMLIAGTVLDILFIQMPKWRSQDIMSFKATNGFVGQDEHQPLLHHQPAKAYVPEPGVVSRFLIAFSIYTNCSKLLSTRQPPGSLTCIHGIRFLSMTWVVLGHSFLFAMSSAENAGRYLPVFIQRWTSQAITSATVSVDSFFALSGMLVAYLTLKEMKKRNGKLNWFMFYFHRFWRLTPAYMLVIMVYTCLSPYWGDGPLWPETLGDRDKCISYWWRNFLYINNLFPFEQMCLAQSWYLANDIQFYILSPLIFLPLFYFPLLGIGSATVFMLVSAITPAMLTMRDSLPPGIVAKVEVNSTIMTDYMDFYIKPYNRMGPYVVGMLAGYFLYRSDCRLKIKKVVNLCAWAVATACSLAILYGLYGASSGSPVTLATSAFYNAVHRHVWGACVCWVVVACVTGNGGFVNTILSWSAFVPLSRLTYCIYLLHLMMMELYLLNSDTTFYMNDINVVMFFLSILVVSYMAATVASMAFEAPLMGLEKVLLHREKSDEGSKADVQSR encoded by the exons ATGAGCAGTCACGTCGAGCTGCTGAAGTGTCGGACACGAGCTCCGGATGTCTTGTGCAATCGTCACGTGATCTTCAGTCATCGACGGAATAGTACACCAGGT GTAAGCAGGTGTTTTCATTGCGAGGACGTAAGCACTATAATAAGAAAGACCACggacaggtggactgctgtgtgtctgccgagaccaacgcttagcctcttgcgaagttctccgctgttagtctcg AGTACAGCCATGAAATCTGGCGCTTGGCGACATGTTGTGGCGCTGCCAGGACCGCgaatgttgttgctgctgctgctgctgctgctcggCGTCCACACTGCTGCAGATGCTGCTACAGGACCGACGTACGCGCAGCGCCTGGACCAGGCGTCCCTTCTCACCAGGGGCGCCACCGCGGACACCGCCAGCCTCGTCACAGCCCCGGATGTACAGAACCTGTTGGCTCTGTCCAGCGCCACCGTCCAGCAGGCCGTGCTGACCTCCGCCACTACCTTGTCGTCGCCGTCGTCGACCGGTTCGTCGAGTGACGTGGCAGCCGGCGCGAGCGGGGCGGAGGTGTGTGCCAACGACACCATCGCCACCATCATGGCGCTGACACAGAGACAGATGTGGGCCGTGCAGA TGGCGGATGCTGCCGGCAAACCCAAACCAGACATACTGGACGGCAACTTCCTCTGGCCTGGATCCTACGACCTGTGCTTCTCCATCCGCTCTGATGGGAACCAGTCGAGTCAGTTCTCCGGCCAGTACTGCACGGCCACTGTACCACTTGCTGCT GCACCtcaagtttctttcttccctatAGTCCTGTCTATAGGACTGTGTGTTCCCAGTACCTGTTCTAGCACCGACATGACCTCGCTTCTGACAGATG TTCTTGCTCTATTGAACACGTCACTGACTGTGAAAGTAACGTGTCGCGAGAAAGACAAACCAATGGATACAAAAGCCAAGGTCGGCAT CGCCATCTGCAGTGTCCTGCTGGCCATGCTCATCGCCGGAACCGTTCTCGACATCCTTTTCATCCAGATGCCCAAATGGCGGTCTCAGGACATAATGTCTTTTAAGGCCACCAATGGCTTTGTCGGTCAGGATGAACATCAGCCACTGTTACACCATCAGCCAGCTAAAGCCTATGTCCCCGAGCCTG GTGTCGTTAGTAGGTTTCTTATCGCTTTTTCCATCTACACCAACTGCTCCAAGCTGTTGTCCACCCGCCAGCCACCCGGCAGCCTGACCTGCATTCACGGCATCCGCTTCCTGAGCATGACCTGGGTCGTCCTGGGTCACAGCTTCCTGTTTGCGATGTCCTCAGCAG AAAATGCGGGGCGGTACCTTCCTGTCTTTATTCAGCGTTGGACCTCACAAGCCATTACCAGCGCCACTGTATCGGTGGACAGTTTCTTTGCCCTCAG CGGAATGCTGGTGGCTTATTTAACtttgaaggaaatgaaaaagagGAACGGAAAACTCAACTGGTTCATGTTCTACTTTCATCGGTTCTGGAG ACTGACCCCGGCTTACATGCTGGTCATCATGGTCTACACATGTCTGTCCCCATACTGGGGAGACGGACCCTTGTGGCCGGAAACATTAGGGGACAGGGACAAGTGCATCTCCTACTGGTGGAGGAACTTCTTGTACATCAACAATTTGTTTCCCTTTGAACAGATG TGTTTGGCGCAGTCCTGGTACTTGGCTAATGACATACAGTTCTACATTCTAAGCCCCTTGATTTTTCTGCCCTTGTTCTA CTTCCCACTGCTGGGTATTGGCTCGGCGACGGTGTTCATGTTGGTGTCGGCCATCACACCTGCCATGCTGACAATGAGGGACAGTCTTCCTCCTGGTATCGTGGCGAAGGTTGAGGTCAACTCCACAAT CATGACGGACTACATGGACTTCTATATCAAGCCCTACAACAGAATGGGTCCATATGTTGTGGGAATGCTGGCCGGCTACTTTTTATATCGCAGCGATTGTaggttgaaaataaaaaag GTCGTCAACTTGTGCGCATGGGCAGTGGCGACTGCCTGCTCCCTGGCCATCCTCTACGGTCTCTACGGGGCGTCCAGTGGGTCCCCCGTCACCTTGGCAACCTCCGCCTTCTACAACGCCGTCCACCGACACGTGTGGGGGGCTTGCGTGTGCTGGGTGGTGGTCGCTTGCGTCACCGGAAACGGAG GTTTCGTCAACACCATCCTCTCCTGGTCAGCCTTTGTACCGTTGAGTCGGTTGACCTACTGCATCTACTTGTTACACCTCATGATGATGGAGCTTTATCTTCTCAACTCTGACACAACATTTTACATGAACGACATCAATGTG gtgATGTTTTTCTTGTCCATTCTGGTTGTTTCCTACATGGCGGCTACAGTTGCCTCTATGGCTTTCGAGGCGCCGTTGATGGGGCTGGAGAAGGTTCTTCTTCATCGAGAGAAATCCGACGAGGGCAGCAAAGCAGATGTACAGAGCAGATGA
- the LOC112575866 gene encoding nose resistant to fluoxetine protein 6-like isoform X2 — MKSGAWRHVVALPGPRMLLLLLLLLLGVHTAADAATGPTYAQRLDQASLLTRGATADTASLVTAPDVQNLLALSSATVQQAVLTSATTLSSPSSTGSSSDVAAGASGAEVCANDTIATIMALTQRQMWAVQMADAAGKPKPDILDGNFLWPGSYDLCFSIRSDGNQSSQFSGQYCTATVPLAAAPQVSFFPIVLSIGLCVPSTCSSTDMTSLLTDVLALLNTSLTVKVTCREKDKPMDTKAKVGIAICSVLLAMLIAGTVLDILFIQMPKWRSQDIMSFKATNGFVGQDEHQPLLHHQPAKAYVPEPGVVSRFLIAFSIYTNCSKLLSTRQPPGSLTCIHGIRFLSMTWVVLGHSFLFAMSSAENAGRYLPVFIQRWTSQAITSATVSVDSFFALSGMLVAYLTLKEMKKRNGKLNWFMFYFHRFWRLTPAYMLVIMVYTCLSPYWGDGPLWPETLGDRDKCISYWWRNFLYINNLFPFEQMCLAQSWYLANDIQFYILSPLIFLPLFYFPLLGIGSATVFMLVSAITPAMLTMRDSLPPGIVAKVEVNSTIMTDYMDFYIKPYNRMGPYVVGMLAGYFLYRSDCRLKIKKVVNLCAWAVATACSLAILYGLYGASSGSPVTLATSAFYNAVHRHVWGACVCWVVVACVTGNGGFVNTILSWSAFVPLSRLTYCIYLLHLMMMELYLLNSDTTFYMNDINVVMFFLSILVVSYMAATVASMAFEAPLMGLEKVLLHREKSDEGSKADVQSR; from the exons ATGAAATCTGGCGCTTGGCGACATGTTGTGGCGCTGCCAGGACCGCgaatgttgttgctgctgctgctgctgctgctcggCGTCCACACTGCTGCAGATGCTGCTACAGGACCGACGTACGCGCAGCGCCTGGACCAGGCGTCCCTTCTCACCAGGGGCGCCACCGCGGACACCGCCAGCCTCGTCACAGCCCCGGATGTACAGAACCTGTTGGCTCTGTCCAGCGCCACCGTCCAGCAGGCCGTGCTGACCTCCGCCACTACCTTGTCGTCGCCGTCGTCGACCGGTTCGTCGAGTGACGTGGCAGCCGGCGCGAGCGGGGCGGAGGTGTGTGCCAACGACACCATCGCCACCATCATGGCGCTGACACAGAGACAGATGTGGGCCGTGCAGA TGGCGGATGCTGCCGGCAAACCCAAACCAGACATACTGGACGGCAACTTCCTCTGGCCTGGATCCTACGACCTGTGCTTCTCCATCCGCTCTGATGGGAACCAGTCGAGTCAGTTCTCCGGCCAGTACTGCACGGCCACTGTACCACTTGCTGCT GCACCtcaagtttctttcttccctatAGTCCTGTCTATAGGACTGTGTGTTCCCAGTACCTGTTCTAGCACCGACATGACCTCGCTTCTGACAGATG TTCTTGCTCTATTGAACACGTCACTGACTGTGAAAGTAACGTGTCGCGAGAAAGACAAACCAATGGATACAAAAGCCAAGGTCGGCAT CGCCATCTGCAGTGTCCTGCTGGCCATGCTCATCGCCGGAACCGTTCTCGACATCCTTTTCATCCAGATGCCCAAATGGCGGTCTCAGGACATAATGTCTTTTAAGGCCACCAATGGCTTTGTCGGTCAGGATGAACATCAGCCACTGTTACACCATCAGCCAGCTAAAGCCTATGTCCCCGAGCCTG GTGTCGTTAGTAGGTTTCTTATCGCTTTTTCCATCTACACCAACTGCTCCAAGCTGTTGTCCACCCGCCAGCCACCCGGCAGCCTGACCTGCATTCACGGCATCCGCTTCCTGAGCATGACCTGGGTCGTCCTGGGTCACAGCTTCCTGTTTGCGATGTCCTCAGCAG AAAATGCGGGGCGGTACCTTCCTGTCTTTATTCAGCGTTGGACCTCACAAGCCATTACCAGCGCCACTGTATCGGTGGACAGTTTCTTTGCCCTCAG CGGAATGCTGGTGGCTTATTTAACtttgaaggaaatgaaaaagagGAACGGAAAACTCAACTGGTTCATGTTCTACTTTCATCGGTTCTGGAG ACTGACCCCGGCTTACATGCTGGTCATCATGGTCTACACATGTCTGTCCCCATACTGGGGAGACGGACCCTTGTGGCCGGAAACATTAGGGGACAGGGACAAGTGCATCTCCTACTGGTGGAGGAACTTCTTGTACATCAACAATTTGTTTCCCTTTGAACAGATG TGTTTGGCGCAGTCCTGGTACTTGGCTAATGACATACAGTTCTACATTCTAAGCCCCTTGATTTTTCTGCCCTTGTTCTA CTTCCCACTGCTGGGTATTGGCTCGGCGACGGTGTTCATGTTGGTGTCGGCCATCACACCTGCCATGCTGACAATGAGGGACAGTCTTCCTCCTGGTATCGTGGCGAAGGTTGAGGTCAACTCCACAAT CATGACGGACTACATGGACTTCTATATCAAGCCCTACAACAGAATGGGTCCATATGTTGTGGGAATGCTGGCCGGCTACTTTTTATATCGCAGCGATTGTaggttgaaaataaaaaag GTCGTCAACTTGTGCGCATGGGCAGTGGCGACTGCCTGCTCCCTGGCCATCCTCTACGGTCTCTACGGGGCGTCCAGTGGGTCCCCCGTCACCTTGGCAACCTCCGCCTTCTACAACGCCGTCCACCGACACGTGTGGGGGGCTTGCGTGTGCTGGGTGGTGGTCGCTTGCGTCACCGGAAACGGAG GTTTCGTCAACACCATCCTCTCCTGGTCAGCCTTTGTACCGTTGAGTCGGTTGACCTACTGCATCTACTTGTTACACCTCATGATGATGGAGCTTTATCTTCTCAACTCTGACACAACATTTTACATGAACGACATCAATGTG gtgATGTTTTTCTTGTCCATTCTGGTTGTTTCCTACATGGCGGCTACAGTTGCCTCTATGGCTTTCGAGGCGCCGTTGATGGGGCTGGAGAAGGTTCTTCTTCATCGAGAGAAATCCGACGAGGGCAGCAAAGCAGATGTACAGAGCAGATGA